A single window of Senegalia massiliensis DNA harbors:
- a CDS encoding zinc ribbon domain-containing protein, which produces MDTTQILWKIYEYEKEIEKLKNRKEFLEANKNLEELSEGLNEKKYDITNFKTQLEVDNMKIKRLNHKLKEINFQIKDTNSRLYSGDISNVKKLTKLQKEEADLKQEKEKLENEILELMENVETNTKDLYNSEKTYEQLETKYKNSEKDNINKLNDIKEQIKELENKIEELKSSLEDEILSKYETLKTKKSKPISKLDDDKCTGCHMSIASIVVSKVKKGKEVVYCDNCGRILYYEEDNN; this is translated from the coding sequence ATGGATACAACACAAATACTATGGAAAATTTATGAATATGAAAAAGAAATAGAAAAATTAAAAAACAGAAAAGAATTTTTAGAGGCAAATAAAAATTTAGAAGAATTATCAGAAGGTTTAAATGAAAAGAAATATGATATAACTAATTTTAAAACTCAATTAGAAGTTGATAATATGAAAATTAAAAGGCTAAATCATAAATTAAAAGAAATAAATTTTCAAATCAAAGATACAAACTCTAGATTGTATAGTGGAGATATCTCAAATGTAAAGAAGTTAACAAAACTCCAAAAAGAAGAAGCAGATTTAAAACAAGAAAAAGAAAAATTAGAAAATGAAATACTAGAACTAATGGAAAATGTAGAAACAAACACAAAAGATTTATATAATTCCGAGAAAACTTATGAACAGTTAGAAACAAAATACAAAAATTCTGAAAAAGATAACATAAATAAATTAAATGATATCAAAGAACAAATTAAAGAGTTAGAAAATAAAATAGAAGAATTAAAATCATCATTAGAAGATGAAATATTGTCTAAATATGAAACTTTAAAAACAAAAAAATCAAAACCAATATCAAAACTAGATGATGATAAATGCACAGGATGTCATATGTCAATAGCTTCAATTGTAGTTTCAAAAGTTAAAAAAGGTAAAGAAGTTGTATATTGTGATAACTGTGGTAGAATCCTCTATTATGAAGAAGATAATAATTAG
- a CDS encoding DUF362 domain-containing protein, which yields MKGCGKLDRTKVSLLKCPDYNYKKVEESILKSFENLGGIENYIKPKEKVLLKINLLMKKRPEEATTTHPIFTKALAKVLIDYGAEVIIGDSPGGPFNKTILNGVYKACGIEEISNEVGAELNYNTNAVNMKNEKGLILKNINAIEVLNQVDKVISVSKLKTHGMMMFTGAVKNMFGIVAGLEKAEYHVRMPNIKDFSNALVDICMLSNPILSFMDGIVGMEGNGPSGGTPRQAGVVLASTTPYHLDVVATNLIGITPKKVPTIQRCTERKLCKGDLSDIELLGNELNQLKINDFIVPEIRSLDLLDGKLPKFMRDIINELMQPKPVFNKETCISCKKCLESCPPQVIKMINNKPSANLDECIRCFCCQELCPVNAIDIHRPLLMKLMAKL from the coding sequence ATGAAAGGCTGTGGAAAATTGGATAGAACAAAAGTATCATTACTTAAATGTCCTGACTATAATTATAAAAAAGTTGAAGAATCAATATTAAAATCATTTGAAAATTTAGGTGGAATAGAAAACTATATAAAACCTAAAGAAAAGGTGCTTCTTAAAATAAATTTACTGATGAAAAAAAGACCAGAAGAAGCTACAACAACTCATCCTATTTTTACAAAAGCATTAGCAAAGGTATTGATAGACTATGGGGCAGAAGTAATAATAGGAGATAGTCCAGGAGGACCTTTCAATAAAACAATATTAAATGGAGTATATAAGGCTTGTGGAATAGAAGAAATATCAAATGAAGTAGGAGCTGAATTAAACTATAATACAAATGCAGTTAATATGAAAAATGAAAAAGGATTAATATTAAAAAATATAAATGCTATAGAAGTATTAAATCAAGTAGATAAAGTAATATCAGTATCAAAATTAAAAACACATGGTATGATGATGTTTACAGGTGCAGTTAAAAATATGTTTGGAATAGTAGCTGGACTTGAAAAGGCAGAATATCATGTACGAATGCCAAATATCAAAGACTTTTCAAATGCTTTAGTAGATATATGTATGCTTTCAAATCCAATATTATCATTTATGGATGGAATTGTAGGTATGGAAGGAAATGGACCAAGTGGAGGAACACCAAGACAAGCAGGAGTAGTATTAGCATCTACAACACCATATCATTTAGATGTAGTAGCTACAAATTTAATAGGAATAACCCCTAAAAAAGTACCTACTATACAAAGGTGTACAGAAAGAAAATTATGTAAAGGTGACTTATCAGATATAGAACTTTTAGGAAATGAATTAAATCAACTTAAAATAAATGATTTTATAGTACCAGAAATAAGAAGTTTAGATCTTTTAGATGGCAAATTACCAAAATTTATGAGAGATATAATAAATGAACTTATGCAACCAAAACCAGTATTTAATAAAGAAACATGTATAAGTTGTAAGAAATGTTTGGAAAGTTGTCCACCTCAAGTAATAAAAATGATTAATAATAAACCATCTGCAAATTTAGATGAATGTATAAGATGTTTTTGTTGTCAGGAACTATGTCCAGTAAATGCAATAGATATTCATAGACCATTACTTATGAAATTAATGGCAAAATTATAG
- a CDS encoding prolyl-tRNA synthetase associated domain-containing protein: MKTEEKVYKVLEEMNIDYKLIEHPEVFTIEEARQYTNEEGIKNLFLTNKKKNKFFLVLINEDTKMDIKSFGEYIGEKRIKFAKEKHLKEKMNTKPGAVSLFGLLNNEERDIQVYIDTKIAKKEEVTFHPNNNTKTIIIKTEDMYKFLKELGYDYKFISI; this comes from the coding sequence GTGAAAACCGAAGAAAAAGTATATAAAGTATTAGAAGAAATGAATATAGACTATAAATTAATAGAACACCCTGAAGTTTTTACAATAGAAGAAGCTCGTCAATATACTAATGAAGAAGGAATAAAAAATTTATTTTTAACTAATAAAAAGAAAAATAAATTTTTTCTTGTACTTATAAATGAAGATACTAAAATGGATATAAAGAGTTTTGGAGAATATATAGGAGAAAAGAGAATTAAATTTGCAAAAGAAAAACATTTAAAAGAAAAAATGAATACTAAACCAGGAGCAGTATCATTATTTGGACTATTAAATAATGAAGAAAGAGATATACAAGTATATATAGATACTAAAATAGCAAAAAAAGAAGAAGTAACATTCCATCCAAATAATAATACTAAAACAATTATTATAAAAACAGAAGATATGTATAAGTTTTTAAAAGAGTTAGGATATGATTATAAATTTATAAGTATTTAA
- a CDS encoding alpha/beta hydrolase, with product MKNNGTFIKGKDDFPVYLYIWNKVNNPKGVVQIFHGMSEHAARYNEFAKYLNKEGYIVYASDHRGHGKTAKGIDNLGNIGEDGFNNTVYDGYIINRMIKKSYSNLPIILLGHSFGSFIAQEYIIKHGKSIDGLILSGSAKMEGMSIKLGQIISTMQKRIYDDKNKANLIDKVSFGNFNKKIKHPISKFSWLTRDEKQVAKYDEDPLCGTIFPITFYYYFFDGLSKLYIKERLEKIPKNLPILIFSGDKDPVGGYGKLVKKLYETYKDMGMKDVNIELYPGGRHEMLNEINRKEVYNHIVDWIKEAYE from the coding sequence ATGAAAAATAATGGAACGTTTATAAAAGGGAAAGATGACTTTCCAGTATATTTATATATTTGGAATAAAGTAAATAATCCAAAAGGAGTAGTACAAATATTTCATGGCATGTCAGAACATGCAGCAAGATACAATGAATTTGCAAAATATTTAAACAAAGAAGGATATATAGTATATGCATCTGATCATAGAGGGCATGGTAAAACAGCAAAAGGAATAGATAACCTAGGTAATATTGGAGAAGATGGTTTTAATAATACAGTATACGATGGTTATATAATAAATAGGATGATAAAAAAATCATATTCAAATTTACCTATAATATTATTAGGACATAGCTTTGGTTCATTTATAGCACAAGAATACATAATTAAACATGGTAAAAGTATAGATGGGCTTATACTTTCAGGTTCTGCTAAAATGGAAGGAATGTCAATAAAACTAGGTCAAATAATTTCAACCATGCAGAAAAGAATATATGATGATAAAAATAAAGCTAATTTAATAGACAAAGTAAGTTTTGGTAATTTTAATAAAAAAATAAAGCATCCAATTTCAAAATTTTCATGGCTTACTAGAGATGAAAAACAAGTGGCAAAATATGATGAAGATCCTCTATGTGGAACTATCTTTCCAATTACATTTTATTATTATTTTTTTGATGGTCTCTCTAAACTTTATATAAAAGAAAGATTAGAAAAAATACCAAAAAATCTACCAATATTAATATTTTCAGGGGATAAAGATCCTGTAGGTGGATATGGGAAACTAGTAAAAAAACTTTATGAAACATATAAAGATATGGGAATGAAAGATGTAAATATAGAATTATATCCTGGTGGTAGACATGAAATGTTAAATGAAATAAATAGAAAAGAAGTATATAATCATATAGTTGATTGGATTAAAGAAGCCTATGAGTAA
- a CDS encoding sensor domain-containing diguanylate cyclase produces MSKRANKILFQFKLAIILIISIYLPHILFNEMDALIQIIIIFILFNILNSKFFNIHNPKDKVLLEQVSTIKDCVLKINREIIKKDNMNEVYDYILEKAIDFITNAHKGSILLYKEKEDVFVVHKSIGFKESKIKEIKLKPEETYFKNKKHMNKPYIIKNILEYNKANMDENNYNILEKSHGLHIKTTLSCPIFYKDNIYGILNVDSHEENVFNEDDKFLIKYFCEEISQAIHSFKLMEEKLYLVRYDSLTGLYNRDYFIKRLQEKKSHFSFIIIDLDKFKFINDTYGHMMGDEVLKIFAKKFKKTFGEEQILARYGGDEFVGIINIKDKNKLDEKINRLKNIFREPILIDDSYVKIEFSYGISFSFNNKNINNLFKTADRKMYKNKETKRKINQYKFI; encoded by the coding sequence ATGAGTAAAAGAGCAAATAAAATATTATTTCAATTTAAGTTAGCTATAATTTTGATTATATCTATATATTTACCACATATTTTATTTAATGAAATGGATGCACTAATACAAATAATTATTATATTTATACTATTTAATATATTAAATAGTAAATTTTTTAATATACATAATCCCAAGGATAAAGTATTACTAGAACAAGTATCGACTATAAAAGATTGCGTATTAAAAATAAATAGAGAAATAATAAAAAAGGATAATATGAATGAAGTATATGACTATATATTAGAAAAAGCAATAGACTTCATAACTAATGCCCATAAAGGAAGCATACTTTTATATAAAGAAAAAGAAGATGTATTTGTAGTACATAAATCCATAGGTTTTAAAGAATCAAAAATAAAAGAAATAAAACTAAAACCAGAAGAAACATACTTTAAAAATAAAAAACATATGAATAAACCTTATATAATAAAAAACATATTAGAATATAATAAAGCAAATATGGATGAAAATAACTATAATATATTAGAAAAATCACATGGATTACACATAAAAACTACTTTAAGCTGTCCAATATTTTATAAAGATAATATATATGGAATATTGAATGTGGATAGTCACGAGGAAAATGTCTTTAATGAAGATGATAAATTTCTCATAAAATATTTTTGTGAAGAAATCAGTCAAGCTATTCATAGTTTTAAGTTAATGGAAGAAAAACTATACTTAGTAAGATATGACAGCTTAACAGGATTATATAACAGAGATTATTTCATAAAGAGATTACAAGAAAAAAAGTCTCATTTTAGCTTCATAATAATAGACTTAGATAAATTTAAATTTATAAATGATACTTATGGACATATGATGGGAGATGAAGTACTAAAAATATTTGCAAAAAAATTCAAAAAAACATTTGGAGAAGAACAAATATTAGCTCGTTATGGTGGAGATGAATTTGTAGGGATAATCAATATAAAAGATAAAAATAAATTAGATGAAAAAATAAATAGGTTAAAAAACATATTTAGAGAACCAATATTAATAGATGATAGCTATGTAAAAATAGAATTCAGTTATGGAATATCATTTTCCTTTAATAATAAAAATATAAACAATTTATTTAAAACAGCTGATAGAAAAATGTATAAGAACAAAGAAACCAAGAGAAAAATAAATCAATATAAATTTATTTAA
- a CDS encoding N-acetylmuramoyl-L-alanine amidase yields the protein MTKSIYLSPSTQENNIGYGKYGTEEKRMNQIADVLEKILENHNIKVYRNKPEMTLKKLVEDSNFKRPDLHFAIHSNAGGGRGTEIYAFSSGGKGEKAARIIYQEIKPITPTKDRGVKFNSKFYELKYTKSPAVLIEIAFHDNKEDSYWIINNINKIAIALAKGILKYFDVDDVEYRQATEEPAKVYYRVMAGSFSKRKNAENQIKNLNKAGFDATIMIYKR from the coding sequence GTGACTAAATCAATTTATTTAAGTCCATCAACTCAAGAGAATAATATAGGGTATGGAAAATATGGTACAGAAGAAAAAAGAATGAATCAAATTGCAGATGTATTAGAAAAAATTTTAGAAAATCATAATATTAAAGTCTATAGAAACAAACCAGAAATGACTCTCAAAAAGTTGGTTGAAGATAGTAATTTTAAAAGACCTGACTTACATTTTGCCATTCATTCAAATGCAGGAGGAGGAAGAGGAACTGAAATATATGCTTTTTCTTCTGGAGGAAAAGGTGAAAAAGCAGCAAGAATTATTTATCAAGAAATAAAACCTATAACTCCAACAAAAGATAGAGGAGTAAAATTTAACTCTAAATTTTATGAATTAAAATATACTAAATCTCCAGCAGTATTAATAGAAATTGCATTTCATGATAACAAAGAGGATTCTTATTGGATAATAAACAATATAAACAAAATAGCTATAGCCCTTGCTAAAGGAATACTTAAATACTTTGATGTAGATGATGTAGAATATAGACAAGCTACAGAAGAGCCAGCTAAAGTATATTATAGAGTCATGGCAGGTTCTTTTTCAAAAAGAAAAAATGCAGAAAATCAAATTAAAAACCTAAACAAAGCTGGATTTGACGCAACAATTATGATATATAAAAGATGA
- a CDS encoding BrxA family protein, with protein sequence MLKYSSSMVSKPFLYLEMKKAALLKLEGLNDEEIRKKSIDENIFLTKSERRNTEY encoded by the coding sequence ATGTTAAAATACTCATCAAGTATGGTTTCTAAACCTTTTTTATATTTAGAAATGAAAAAAGCTGCATTACTTAAATTAGAAGGTTTAAATGATGAAGAAATAAGAAAAAAATCAATAGATGAAAATATATTTTTGACTAAAAGTGAAAGAAGGAATACAGAATATTAA
- a CDS encoding Cna B-type domain-containing protein: protein MVNLRVAETEVSGTKIWKDQDESARPSSITVKLLQNGKEIDSKEVSAEDNWKYEFEGLNKYDENGLQYNYTIDEVKVPPGCKKSISDDGLTITNTYMSQVDSSQDSNPEDPKDSNESTP from the coding sequence ATTGTAAATCTACGTGTAGCTGAGACAGAAGTATCAGGTACAAAGATTTGGAAAGATCAAGATGAGTCTGCTCGTCCAAGTTCAATTACAGTTAAGTTACTTCAAAATGGCAAGGAAATTGATAGTAAGGAAGTTAGTGCCGAGGATAATTGGAAGTATGAATTTGAAGGCTTAAATAAGTACGATGAAAATGGTCTACAGTATAACTATACTATTGATGAAGTAAAGGTACCACCTGGATGTAAAAAATCTATATCAGACGATGGACTAACAATTACAAATACCTATATGTCACAAGTAGATTCATCACAAGATTCTAATCCAGAAGATCCAAAGGATTCAAATGAATCAACTCCATAA
- a CDS encoding BCCT family transporter — protein MKNEKKREIEARKKLAKKLKKAEKEARRKAIKNRKPFKGLQIRPTVSLFDESKKQEPGEDNWEGYGFDIHPQVTIFSVIILAIFISLTLIFPGRAENIFNTALNGITRNAGWFLTLAANVFVIAAIIFAFGKYGNLKIGGAEAQPEFTKFGWYAMLLSAGMGIGLLFWSVAEPISHLNNPSPLFGDLPTNSPQAVQSAMATTFFHWGIHPWAIYSLVGLALAFFAYNRGLPLTIRSVFYPIIGNKIYGFWGNLIDILSVLATLTGLATSLGLGVSQVNAGLNHLFGTSISIPIQVGLIIGITALATISVVLGLDGGVKRLSEINMILAGVFLIFILFVGPTVYILSGFTQNMGYFISNFVEMSLWTETFGDSNWQGAWTIFYWAWWISWSPFVGMFIARISKGRTVKEFILGVMLFPSLLSFFWMSVFGGTAIFQEINGLSNIASIMGTDTSLALFAMVDSLPLSSILSVVGIILVTVFFVTSSDSGSLVVDHLTSGGKLDSPVPQRVFWAVMEGVVAATLLIGGGLTALQTASIITGLPFAIILLLMIYSLNEGLKQEYEVEQIVYKRVKEVREGHVINEAINTVVHDEALVNKNKEDK, from the coding sequence ATGAAAAATGAAAAGAAGAGAGAAATAGAAGCACGAAAAAAATTAGCAAAGAAGTTAAAAAAAGCAGAAAAAGAAGCAAGGCGAAAAGCTATAAAAAACCGTAAACCCTTTAAAGGCTTACAAATTCGCCCAACAGTATCCTTGTTTGATGAATCAAAAAAACAGGAGCCAGGAGAAGACAATTGGGAAGGTTATGGGTTTGATATTCATCCCCAAGTAACTATTTTTTCTGTAATAATTTTAGCTATTTTTATTTCATTAACCCTTATATTCCCAGGTAGGGCTGAAAATATCTTTAATACTGCATTAAATGGAATTACTAGAAATGCAGGATGGTTTTTGACTTTAGCGGCAAATGTTTTTGTAATTGCAGCAATAATTTTTGCATTTGGAAAATATGGAAATTTAAAAATTGGTGGAGCAGAAGCCCAACCTGAATTTACTAAATTTGGTTGGTATGCAATGCTTCTAAGTGCAGGTATGGGAATTGGATTATTATTTTGGAGTGTTGCAGAGCCAATATCACATTTAAATAATCCATCACCACTTTTTGGAGACCTACCAACCAATAGTCCGCAAGCTGTACAATCGGCAATGGCTACTACATTTTTTCACTGGGGAATACATCCCTGGGCTATTTATTCTTTAGTAGGTCTAGCACTGGCATTTTTTGCATATAATAGGGGTTTACCACTTACAATACGCTCGGTTTTTTATCCGATAATTGGAAATAAAATTTATGGATTTTGGGGTAATTTAATTGATATATTATCCGTATTAGCAACATTAACAGGATTAGCAACATCACTCGGTTTAGGTGTATCACAAGTTAATGCAGGTTTAAACCACTTATTTGGCACTTCAATTAGTATACCTATTCAAGTTGGATTAATAATTGGGATTACAGCTTTAGCTACAATATCAGTTGTTTTAGGACTTGATGGGGGAGTTAAAAGACTTAGTGAAATTAATATGATCCTTGCTGGAGTGTTTTTAATCTTTATTTTATTTGTTGGACCAACAGTATATATATTGAGCGGATTTACACAAAATATGGGTTATTTCATATCTAACTTTGTAGAAATGAGTTTATGGACAGAAACCTTTGGGGATAGTAATTGGCAAGGAGCATGGACAATATTTTATTGGGCTTGGTGGATTTCATGGTCTCCATTTGTAGGTATGTTTATAGCTAGAATATCAAAGGGAAGAACTGTAAAAGAATTTATTTTAGGAGTTATGTTGTTTCCATCACTCCTATCTTTCTTTTGGATGTCAGTTTTTGGGGGAACAGCCATATTCCAAGAAATAAATGGACTTTCAAATATTGCATCAATAATGGGTACAGATACTTCACTTGCACTTTTTGCTATGGTAGATTCACTACCACTTAGCAGTATTTTATCAGTAGTAGGTATTATTCTTGTGACAGTTTTCTTTGTTACATCCTCTGATTCAGGTTCACTTGTTGTAGACCATTTGACATCAGGAGGAAAACTAGATTCACCTGTACCTCAAAGAGTATTTTGGGCAGTAATGGAAGGAGTGGTCGCTGCTACACTACTTATTGGTGGTGGATTAACAGCCTTACAAACAGCATCAATAATTACAGGATTGCCCTTTGCAATCATCCTCTTATTGATGATTTATTCTTTAAATGAAGGATTAAAACAGGAATATGAAGTAGAACAAATAGTTTATAAAAGAGTTAAAGAAGTAAGAGAAGGTCATGTTATCAATGAAGCTATCAATACAGTCGTTCATGATGAAGCACTCGTTAATAAAAATAAAGAAGATAAGTAA
- the abc-f gene encoding ribosomal protection-like ABC-F family protein, with product MLILEGKNIKKYYGERKILDIKNIRIYEGDMIGIVGVNGSGKTTLMNILSTKDFPDSGEVDIRGKISYITQLGTPEDKDMDYKLKGEFKVDYDNRDTLSGGEKTRLKLAEGLSVNPDLLLLDEPTSNLDIDGIDLLTQKLKNFYGAILIISHDRTLLDNVVDKIIEVEDGEIKEYSGNYSSYKEQKESIRERQEFEYEEYIKEKGRLTQTIYERQGHAKGMKKAPTRMGNSEARLHKSSTRQIQGKIHNTINALETRIEKLDKKEKPKEIQQVKIDMPSVTNLRNKLLIDGDKISKSFGDKILFRNSELKIFNGDKAVLLGDNGTGKTTLIEMILEKDDSINTCKNLKIGYFSQKLDILRENKTILENVMEDSIQNETIVRSLLSRLLFKREDIKKNVEVLSGGERVKVAFAKIFLSDVNFIILDEPTNYLDIPSIEALEDVLLDYEGSLLLVTHDKTFIEKIANKIITIEDKSLKVFKGSYKEFIERKESNINFGKEQDEKKLLILENRMSEVMGKLSLRLSKEEKEVLDKEFNQLVKDINKLKGNY from the coding sequence ATGCTTATATTAGAAGGAAAAAATATAAAGAAATATTATGGAGAAAGAAAAATACTAGATATAAAAAACATTAGAATATATGAAGGGGATATGATAGGTATAGTAGGAGTAAATGGCTCTGGTAAGACTACTTTAATGAATATACTATCTACCAAAGATTTTCCAGATAGTGGAGAAGTAGATATTAGGGGTAAGATAAGTTATATAACTCAATTAGGAACTCCAGAAGATAAAGACATGGACTATAAGTTAAAGGGTGAGTTTAAAGTAGACTATGATAATAGAGATACCTTAAGTGGAGGAGAGAAAACAAGGCTTAAATTGGCTGAGGGATTAAGTGTGAATCCAGATCTATTACTATTAGATGAACCTACATCCAATTTAGATATAGATGGGATAGATCTACTAACACAGAAACTCAAAAACTTTTATGGAGCAATCTTAATAATATCCCATGATAGAACTCTACTTGATAATGTAGTAGATAAGATAATTGAAGTAGAAGATGGAGAAATTAAGGAGTATAGTGGAAATTATTCATCATATAAGGAGCAAAAAGAATCTATAAGAGAAAGACAAGAGTTTGAATATGAAGAATATATTAAAGAAAAGGGAAGATTAACTCAAACAATTTATGAAAGACAAGGTCATGCCAAAGGTATGAAGAAGGCTCCTACAAGGATGGGTAACTCTGAAGCAAGACTTCATAAGTCAAGTACTCGTCAAATTCAAGGGAAGATTCATAATACTATAAATGCTTTGGAAACCAGGATAGAAAAATTAGATAAAAAGGAAAAGCCTAAGGAAATACAGCAGGTAAAAATAGATATGCCTTCAGTGACCAATCTGAGAAACAAGTTATTAATAGATGGAGATAAAATATCTAAATCCTTTGGAGATAAGATTCTTTTTAGAAATTCTGAATTAAAGATATTTAATGGAGATAAAGCTGTATTATTAGGAGATAATGGTACAGGAAAAACTACTCTAATAGAGATGATATTAGAGAAGGATGACAGCATAAATACATGTAAAAACCTTAAGATAGGATACTTTTCTCAGAAATTAGATATATTAAGGGAGAATAAAACTATTCTAGAAAATGTAATGGAGGATAGTATTCAGAACGAGACTATTGTAAGATCACTTTTATCTAGATTATTATTTAAGAGAGAAGATATAAAGAAAAATGTTGAAGTATTAAGCGGAGGAGAAAGAGTAAAGGTAGCCTTTGCAAAGATTTTCTTATCAGATGTAAACTTTATTATATTAGATGAGCCTACTAACTACCTAGATATACCATCTATAGAAGCACTTGAAGATGTCTTATTAGATTATGAAGGCAGCCTTCTTTTGGTAACTCATGATAAGACTTTTATAGAAAAGATAGCAAATAAAATAATAACTATAGAGGATAAGAGTTTAAAAGTATTTAAAGGAAGCTATAAAGAATTTATAGAAAGAAAAGAAAGTAATATTAATTTTGGAAAAGAACAAGATGAAAAGAAACTTTTAATATTAGAAAATAGGATGTCAGAAGTAATGGGGAAATTGTCTTTAAGGCTTTCAAAAGAAGAAAAAGAAGTTCTAGATAAAGAATTTAATCAGTTAGTAAAAGATATAAATAAACTTAAAGGGAATTATTAG
- a CDS encoding nitroreductase family protein translates to MNFYDAMKERRSIYNISDSSPVSDEKIKEIIEESVKYTPTAFNSQSGRVILLLNDKHKRLWDITEDALRKVVPEGQFEPTEQKIESFRKGYGTILFFEDQDTVESLKEQFPLYKESFPIYSLESSGMLQYNIWTGLAINGLGASLQHYTELIEEDVKSEWNIDKSWKLLAQMPFGKKEEEAGGKEFLPLEKRIKILD, encoded by the coding sequence ATGAATTTTTATGATGCTATGAAAGAGAGAAGAAGTATATATAATATAAGTGATTCTTCTCCTGTTTCAGATGAAAAAATAAAAGAAATAATTGAAGAAAGTGTAAAGTATACACCAACTGCTTTTAATTCACAAAGTGGTAGAGTAATATTACTTTTAAATGATAAGCACAAGAGACTTTGGGATATAACAGAGGATGCTCTAAGAAAAGTTGTACCAGAAGGACAATTTGAACCTACTGAACAAAAAATAGAATCTTTTAGAAAGGGTTATGGAACTATTTTATTTTTTGAAGATCAAGATACAGTTGAATCTCTTAAAGAACAATTTCCATTATATAAAGAAAGTTTTCCAATATATTCACTAGAATCATCAGGAATGCTCCAATATAATATTTGGACTGGACTTGCTATTAATGGATTAGGTGCTTCTTTACAACATTATACTGAACTTATAGAAGAAGATGTTAAATCAGAGTGGAATATAGATAAATCATGGAAGCTATTAGCTCAAATGCCTTTTGGTAAAAAAGAAGAAGAGGCAGGAGGAAAAGAATTTTTACCTTTAGAGAAGAGAATTAAAATATTAGATTAA